A region of Blattabacterium cuenoti STAT DNA encodes the following proteins:
- a CDS encoding cysteine desulfurase family protein, translating into MKRAYLDNAASTPIRDEVLKVMINTLKSSLGNPSSVQHSYGRETRSILEESRICIAKSIKAFPSEIIFTSGGTEANNLVLRSSVLNLGIKHILTSQLEHLSVLQTILDLSIRHEISVDFISFDKKGVLDFNDMETILKKNMYKKTLVSLMYANNEIGNLLEVDQVIFLCKKYKAYFHSDIIQGIGNSHINMEQLSCDFATVSAHKFYGPKGIGFAFIRKDILKNMKPFITGGVQEYGIRSGTENIYGIAGLSEALRLSYCNLKNHIKKIKNLKSYCIVELKKIFPNIIFNGLSSHLEKSIPSILNFLYPTKPDHLFYFHLDIMGIAVSKGSSCSSNNKKNHKISHVIQSITDKYLLTRMMPIRISFGIFNEKKDIDLLVEVLQKVRK; encoded by the coding sequence ATGAAACGAGCATATTTAGATAACGCAGCTTCCACTCCTATAAGAGATGAAGTTTTGAAAGTTATGATAAATACATTAAAATCCTCATTAGGAAATCCTTCCTCTGTACAGCATAGTTATGGAAGAGAAACACGTTCTATTTTAGAGGAATCTAGAATTTGTATCGCAAAAAGTATTAAAGCATTTCCTTCTGAGATTATTTTTACTTCAGGAGGAACTGAAGCAAATAATCTTGTATTAAGGTCTTCAGTATTAAATTTGGGGATTAAACATATTCTAACTTCGCAGTTAGAACATTTGTCTGTATTACAAACAATATTAGATCTGTCTATTAGACATGAAATATCTGTAGATTTTATTTCATTTGATAAAAAAGGAGTATTAGATTTCAATGATATGGAAACAATTTTGAAAAAAAATATGTATAAAAAAACACTTGTTAGTTTAATGTATGCTAATAATGAAATTGGAAATTTGTTAGAGGTAGATCAAGTTATTTTTTTATGCAAAAAATATAAGGCTTATTTTCATTCAGATATTATACAAGGAATAGGAAATAGCCATATTAATATGGAACAATTATCCTGTGATTTTGCTACTGTAAGTGCACATAAATTTTATGGACCAAAAGGAATTGGTTTTGCTTTTATAAGAAAGGATATATTAAAAAATATGAAACCTTTTATAACTGGTGGAGTTCAGGAATATGGAATTCGTTCAGGTACAGAAAATATATATGGAATTGCTGGATTATCAGAAGCTCTACGATTGTCTTATTGTAATTTAAAAAATCATATAAAAAAAATAAAAAATTTAAAATCTTATTGTATTGTAGAGTTAAAAAAAATATTTCCTAATATCATTTTTAATGGACTATCATCTCATCTTGAGAAAAGTATTCCTTCAATATTAAATTTTTTATATCCTACAAAACCAGATCATTTGTTTTATTTTCATTTAGATATTATGGGAATAGCTGTTTCTAAAGGAAGTTCTTGTAGTAGTAATAATAAAAAAAATCATAAAATATCTCATGTGATTCAATCTATAACAGATAAATATTTGCTAACCCGAATGATGCCTATTAGAATTTCTTTTGGAATTTTTAATGAAAAAAAAGATATAGATTTGCTTGTTGAAGTCCTTCAAAAAGTTAGAAAATAA
- the rny gene encoding ribonuclease Y, with protein sequence MEINVGFSVLMGFVIGIITCYFFGKKTILKRYIQLLEKTNSQVRKIIKNAEKEGESIKKKKMIQAKEKFIELKSKHEKNVYLREKRIIDIENKTKEKEDRLSKEIEIYFKKNNRLESKIHDYESKYKILKKKQEEFKNMLIQQVELLEKISNYSSEEAKNELIEILKEEAKAKAQTYIQNIIEESQLTAKIEAKKIIIQAIQRIGTEQAVENAVSVFNIESDDVKGRIIGREGRNIRALEKATGVEIIVDDTPEAILLSCFNPIRREIARLSLHKLVIDGRIHPARIEEIVEKTEKQIEEEIVEIGKKNIIDLGIHGIHPELIKMIGRMKYRSSYGQNLLQHSREVSHLSGILASELGLKSKLAKRAGLLHDIGKVPENESELPHAILGMQWAEKYGENMEVCNAIGSHHDEIEMKTLLSPIIQISDSISGARPGVRRNSFESYSKRLKNLEDLALSFDGVNKAFAIQAGRELRVLVESDKINDKKAFQLSCDITEKIKNEMTYPGQIKVTVIRETRAVQIAR encoded by the coding sequence ATGGAAATAAATGTTGGATTTTCGGTCCTAATGGGGTTTGTGATTGGAATTATTACATGTTATTTTTTTGGAAAAAAAACTATATTAAAAAGATATATTCAATTATTAGAGAAAACAAATTCTCAAGTGAGAAAAATCATAAAAAATGCAGAAAAAGAAGGAGAATCCATAAAAAAAAAGAAAATGATTCAAGCAAAAGAAAAATTTATAGAACTTAAATCTAAACATGAAAAAAATGTTTATTTAAGAGAAAAAAGAATAATTGATATAGAAAATAAAACAAAAGAAAAAGAAGATAGATTATCTAAAGAAATAGAAATTTATTTCAAAAAAAATAATCGTTTAGAATCAAAAATACATGATTACGAAAGCAAATATAAAATTCTTAAAAAAAAACAAGAAGAATTTAAAAACATGCTTATTCAACAAGTAGAATTACTTGAAAAAATATCTAATTATTCTTCTGAAGAAGCTAAAAATGAATTAATTGAAATTTTGAAAGAAGAAGCCAAAGCAAAAGCACAAACCTACATACAAAACATTATAGAAGAATCACAATTAACTGCAAAAATAGAAGCAAAAAAAATTATAATTCAAGCGATTCAAAGGATTGGAACAGAACAAGCTGTCGAAAATGCTGTATCCGTTTTTAACATAGAATCAGATGACGTTAAAGGTCGTATAATCGGAAGAGAAGGAAGAAATATAAGAGCTTTAGAAAAAGCAACGGGGGTAGAAATTATTGTAGATGATACTCCAGAAGCTATTCTTCTATCTTGCTTTAATCCCATAAGAAGAGAAATAGCGCGATTATCTCTTCATAAATTAGTTATAGATGGACGTATACACCCAGCTAGAATAGAAGAAATAGTAGAAAAAACAGAAAAACAAATTGAAGAGGAAATTGTAGAAATAGGAAAAAAAAATATTATAGATTTAGGAATTCATGGAATCCATCCCGAATTAATCAAAATGATAGGAAGAATGAAATATCGTTCTTCTTATGGACAGAATCTTCTACAACACTCGCGTGAAGTTTCTCATTTATCAGGAATATTAGCTTCTGAACTAGGATTAAAGTCAAAATTAGCAAAACGTGCTGGATTATTACATGATATAGGAAAAGTCCCCGAAAATGAATCAGAACTTCCTCATGCTATTTTAGGCATGCAATGGGCAGAAAAATATGGAGAAAATATGGAAGTTTGTAATGCTATTGGTTCACATCATGATGAAATAGAAATGAAAACATTACTATCTCCCATAATACAAATTTCAGATTCTATTAGTGGAGCTCGTCCTGGAGTAAGGAGAAACTCTTTTGAGTCTTATTCAAAGAGACTAAAAAATTTGGAAGATCTAGCATTGAGTTTTGATGGAGTTAATAAAGCTTTTGCCATACAAGCAGGAAGAGAATTGCGTGTATTAGTTGAGAGTGATAAAATCAATGATAAAAAAGCTTTTCAATTATCTTGTGATATAACAGAAAAAATAAAAAACGAAATGACTTATCCTGGTCAAATTAAAGTAACAGTGATTAGAGAAACTCGAGCTGTACAAATAGCTAGGTAA
- a CDS encoding deoxyhypusine synthase family protein: protein MKDSPITSFIKKYFLHFNALTLSEAAKAYKYHIQNDGKMMVTLAGAMSTAELGKILSEMIRKDKIHIISCTGANLEEDLLNLIAHSHYKKIPNYRDLTPGEEEDFLKKGYYRVTDTCIPEEQAFKKLQKHILKIWTRAQEKSERYFPHEYIYQLLLENILKPYYDIDSEDSWVLAAAKKNIPIIVPGWEDSTIGNIFSSYCMKKIFQPFLVKNGIEYMIFLAKWYQKESVKHKIGFFQIGGGISGDFPICVVPMLSQDIGFHSTPFWSYFCQISDSTTSYGSYSGAIPNEKITWGKLDKDTPKFIIESDATIVAPLIFAYILNM from the coding sequence ATGAAAGACTCTCCTATTACTTCTTTTATTAAAAAATACTTTCTTCATTTTAATGCTTTAACTTTATCAGAAGCAGCTAAAGCATATAAATATCATATTCAAAATGATGGAAAGATGATGGTAACACTAGCAGGTGCTATGAGTACTGCAGAATTAGGAAAAATATTGTCTGAGATGATACGAAAAGATAAAATTCATATTATTTCTTGTACAGGTGCAAATTTAGAAGAAGATTTGTTGAATTTAATAGCTCATTCTCATTACAAAAAAATACCTAACTATAGAGATTTAACTCCTGGTGAAGAAGAAGATTTTTTAAAAAAAGGTTATTATAGAGTAACTGATACTTGTATTCCAGAAGAACAAGCTTTTAAAAAATTACAAAAACATATATTAAAAATATGGACAAGAGCCCAAGAGAAATCTGAACGTTATTTTCCTCATGAATATATTTATCAATTATTATTAGAAAATATTTTAAAACCCTATTACGATATAGATTCGGAAGATAGTTGGGTGTTAGCTGCAGCTAAAAAAAATATTCCCATAATAGTTCCAGGATGGGAAGATAGTACGATTGGTAATATTTTTTCTTCATATTGCATGAAAAAAATATTTCAACCTTTTCTCGTAAAAAATGGAATTGAATATATGATATTTTTAGCAAAATGGTATCAAAAAGAATCTGTCAAACATAAGATAGGATTTTTTCAAATTGGAGGAGGAATATCAGGAGATTTTCCTATTTGTGTGGTCCCCATGTTATCTCAAGATATAGGTTTTCATTCTACCCCATTTTGGTCTTACTTTTGTCAAATTTCTGATTCGACAACTAGTTATGGATCTTATTCTGGAGCCATTCCAAACGAAAAAATAACTTGGGGAAAACTAGATAAAGATACTCCAAAATTTATTATTGAATCAGACGCTACCATAGTTGCTCCGCTTATTTTTGCATATATATTAAATATGTAA
- the lpdA gene encoding dihydrolipoyl dehydrogenase translates to MKKIYDLIVIGSGPGGYVSAIRASQLGLRTAIIEKYQELGGTCLNVGCIPSKSLLDSSKYFSLAKNNYSSHGIFFEKLFFDFKKMMDRKNEVVKNINNGLKYLMNKNKIDLYQGIGSFKNKNTLFLIDRKSLKEKKEIQFQYCIISTGSKPLCLSHLNFNIKNRIISSTEAFHLKEIPKKLIIIGGGIIGLELGSIFNRLGSKVIIIETMDKIISNMDDSLSQEMKKILEKSSIQIETSLSVSNIFRESHEKISVLVKDHNGKEIKFVGDYCLLSIGRKPYTKNLGLENINIKKNKKGFILVNDKLQTSIKNIYAIGDVIGGKMLAHKAEEEGLYVVEHIVGQKPNELNYDLIPSVIYTYPEVASIGRSENEIKEEKIKYNIGIFPMKILGRARISGCTEGFLKMISNKKTDEILGVHIIGDHASDMIMEASVAMEFKSSSEDIYRICHPHPTLSESFKEAALLNLENRSLHM, encoded by the coding sequence ATGAAAAAAATTTATGATCTTATTGTTATAGGTTCTGGACCAGGAGGATATGTATCCGCTATCAGAGCAAGTCAGTTAGGCCTTCGTACTGCTATTATAGAAAAATACCAGGAATTAGGCGGAACATGTTTAAATGTTGGTTGTATTCCTTCTAAATCTCTTTTAGATTCTTCTAAATATTTTTCATTAGCTAAAAATAACTATTCTTCACATGGAATTTTTTTTGAAAAATTATTTTTTGATTTTAAAAAAATGATGGATAGAAAAAACGAAGTAGTAAAAAATATAAATAATGGATTAAAATATCTAATGAATAAAAACAAAATTGATTTATATCAAGGAATCGGTTCATTTAAAAATAAAAATACTCTATTTCTAATAGATAGAAAATCTTTGAAAGAAAAAAAAGAAATTCAATTTCAATACTGCATAATATCCACAGGATCTAAACCTTTATGTTTATCTCATTTAAATTTTAACATAAAAAATAGAATTATATCTTCTACAGAAGCTTTTCATTTAAAAGAAATTCCAAAAAAATTAATCATAATTGGAGGGGGAATAATTGGATTAGAATTAGGTTCTATTTTTAATAGATTAGGAAGTAAAGTTATTATTATAGAGACTATGGATAAAATCATATCAAACATGGATGATTCCTTAAGCCAAGAAATGAAAAAAATATTAGAAAAATCTTCTATTCAAATAGAAACTTCTTTATCTGTTTCTAATATATTTAGAGAAAGTCATGAAAAAATATCTGTTCTTGTAAAAGACCATAACGGAAAAGAAATAAAATTTGTAGGAGATTATTGTCTCCTATCAATAGGAAGAAAACCATATACAAAAAATTTAGGTTTAGAAAATATAAACATTAAAAAAAATAAAAAAGGATTTATACTTGTAAATGATAAGTTACAAACTTCTATAAAAAATATATATGCAATAGGAGATGTAATAGGTGGAAAAATGTTAGCACATAAGGCAGAAGAAGAGGGTTTATATGTAGTAGAACATATAGTAGGACAAAAACCCAATGAATTAAATTATGATTTAATTCCATCAGTAATTTATACTTATCCTGAAGTAGCTAGCATTGGACGGTCAGAAAACGAAATTAAAGAAGAAAAAATAAAATACAATATAGGAATCTTTCCAATGAAAATATTAGGTAGAGCCCGTATAAGTGGTTGTACAGAGGGGTTTCTAAAAATGATTTCTAATAAAAAAACAGATGAAATATTAGGCGTTCATATTATTGGAGATCATGCATCTGATATGATTATGGAAGCATCTGTGGCTATGGAATTTAAATCCTCTTCAGAGGATATATATAGAATATGTCATCCTCATCCTACTCTAAGTGAATCATTCAAAGAAGCCGCTTTACTAAATCTAGAAAATCGTTCTTTGCATATGTAA
- a CDS encoding uracil-DNA glycosylase, with protein sequence MMILEKEYKINFNWNSLLNKEFHKSYFTKLLNILRIEYNHFICFPKQENIFSCLKYCSFQKLKVVIIGQDPYHGDNQADGLCFSVPNGVPFPASLRNIFIEVNNCLNFSKKNFYPTSGSLIHWAKQGVLLLNSVLTVRKNSPLSHKNIGWELFTDQIIRSISDQKKNIVFLLWGKYAQKKIYLINSFHDHYVLKTSHPSPFSAHMGFFGSKHFEKTNNFLKKIGKAPIFWKH encoded by the coding sequence ATGATGATTTTAGAAAAAGAATATAAAATTAATTTTAATTGGAATTCCTTATTAAATAAAGAATTCCATAAATCTTATTTTACAAAATTGTTAAATATTCTTAGAATAGAATATAATCATTTTATTTGTTTTCCTAAACAAGAAAATATATTTTCTTGTTTAAAATATTGTTCTTTTCAAAAATTAAAAGTTGTTATTATAGGTCAAGATCCTTATCATGGAGATAATCAAGCTGATGGACTTTGTTTTTCTGTTCCTAATGGAGTTCCTTTTCCTGCTTCACTAAGAAATATCTTTATAGAAGTGAATAATTGTTTGAATTTTTCTAAAAAAAATTTCTATCCTACTAGTGGTTCTTTAATTCATTGGGCAAAACAAGGAGTTTTATTATTAAATTCAGTATTAACAGTCAGAAAAAATTCTCCTTTATCTCACAAAAATATAGGATGGGAACTTTTTACGGATCAAATTATACGAAGTATTTCTGATCAAAAAAAAAATATTGTTTTCCTTTTATGGGGAAAATATGCTCAAAAAAAAATATATTTAATTAACTCTTTTCATGATCACTATGTTTTAAAAACTTCGCATCCATCTCCTTTTTCTGCTCATATGGGTTTCTTTGGTTCTAAACACTTTGAAAAAACCAATAATTTTCTAAAAAAAATAGGAAAAGCTCCTATCTTTTGGAAACATTAG
- a CDS encoding 4Fe-4S dicluster domain-containing protein: MSIKITEECINCGACEPECPNQAIYEGGKKWRMSDGTSLENKKILDSTIFQKPKKKDIYFIIPEKCTECVGFYNQPQCIMICPVQCCIPDQENYENKEKLLQKKIFLHESD; this comes from the coding sequence ATGTCCATAAAAATTACAGAAGAATGCATAAATTGTGGAGCTTGTGAACCAGAATGTCCTAATCAAGCAATTTATGAAGGAGGAAAAAAATGGAGAATGTCAGATGGAACTTCCTTAGAAAATAAAAAAATATTAGATTCAACTATATTTCAGAAACCTAAGAAAAAAGATATATATTTCATTATTCCTGAGAAATGTACAGAATGTGTAGGTTTTTATAATCAACCTCAATGTATTATGATTTGTCCAGTTCAATGTTGTATTCCAGATCAAGAAAATTATGAAAATAAAGAAAAACTTCTTCAAAAGAAAATTTTTTTACATGAAAGTGACTGA